The Aureitalea marina genome includes a window with the following:
- a CDS encoding lysine transporter LysE, translating to MSLLYNAFIAFFGSMIGVIPPGLLNMSAAKISMESGRKSALLFSSGVALTVCIQTCIALLFARYLDRHPEVIDLLQKVALGIFFTLTIYFFFFAKDTRQQRPKTVNRSGVNRFFYGMFLAALNLLPLPYWVYISITLNNFGWFSFDQSGIAIASIASGAGTFTMLSLYSRFFRTREEAHNLRINMNYIIGLITATITVVTLVKIIRSF from the coding sequence ATGAGCTTACTCTACAACGCCTTTATCGCATTCTTTGGATCGATGATAGGGGTAATTCCACCTGGATTATTGAACATGTCTGCTGCTAAGATCAGCATGGAGAGTGGACGAAAGAGTGCTTTGCTCTTCTCCTCGGGTGTCGCCCTGACTGTTTGCATTCAGACCTGCATAGCTCTGCTTTTTGCCCGTTACCTGGATAGACATCCTGAGGTAATTGACCTGCTGCAGAAAGTTGCCCTTGGTATCTTTTTCACACTGACCATTTACTTCTTTTTCTTCGCAAAAGATACGCGGCAACAACGTCCAAAGACTGTAAACAGGTCTGGTGTGAACCGCTTTTTTTACGGCATGTTCCTGGCGGCCCTCAATTTGTTGCCTCTTCCGTATTGGGTCTATATTTCCATTACCTTGAACAATTTCGGCTGGTTCAGTTTCGATCAGTCGGGGATAGCCATAGCTTCAATAGCTTCAGGAGCGGGGACATTTACCATGCTGTCTCTTTATTCCCGATTCTTCAGAACCCGAGAAGAAGCACATAATCTGCGGATCAATATGAACTATATCATAGGTCTTATAACGGCCACCATTACTGTGGTTACATTGGTGAAGATCATCAGAAGCTTCTAA
- a CDS encoding MGMT family protein has protein sequence MNQSDSFFQRVYEVVRLVPAGRVTSYGAIARYLGSAGSARMVGWAMNASHGQSDVPAHRVVNRVGLLSGKHHFQGTNLMQQLLESEGVVVEDNQVRDFKEVYWDPNLELNP, from the coding sequence ATGAACCAATCGGATAGTTTCTTCCAACGAGTCTATGAGGTTGTCCGCTTGGTTCCGGCGGGACGTGTAACCTCCTATGGGGCTATCGCCCGTTACTTGGGAAGTGCAGGCAGCGCTCGCATGGTAGGTTGGGCCATGAATGCATCACATGGACAGTCGGATGTGCCGGCTCATCGGGTGGTCAATCGGGTTGGATTGCTAAGCGGGAAGCATCATTTTCAAGGGACCAATCTGATGCAGCAGTTATTGGAGAGCGAAGGAGTAGTGGTCGAGGATAACCAAGTACGCGATTTCAAGGAGGTGTATTGGGATCCAAATTTAGAGCTCAATCCTTGA
- a CDS encoding Mrp/NBP35 family ATP-binding protein, with amino-acid sequence MIKKQDVLRALESITLAGEGQNMVASGAVQNVVSFANEVIVDLKMSTPAMHIKKRAEADVIKVIKEQVSPDAEVTVNIKVEAPAKPQNPNLIKGKPIPGIKNIIAVASGKGGVGKSTITANLAVTLSNMGFKVGILDADIYGPSIPLMFDVFNERPLSVNVDGKSKMKPIENYGVKVLSIGFFTKPNQAVIWRGPMAAKALNQLIFDADWGELDFMLIDLPPGTGDIHLSIMQSLPITGAVVVSTPQTVALADARKGVAMFQQENIQVPVLGIVENMAYFTPEELPDNKYYIFGQSGARNLSEDLDIPFLGEIPLVQSIREAGDVGRPAAMQTGTPLSEAFEEVTRNAVEQTVRRNESLPPTEAIKITTMAGCSAVKK; translated from the coding sequence ATGATCAAAAAACAGGATGTCCTAAGAGCCTTGGAATCTATAACACTCGCTGGTGAGGGCCAGAATATGGTTGCTAGTGGGGCAGTTCAGAACGTTGTTAGCTTTGCCAACGAGGTTATCGTAGATCTGAAGATGAGTACACCGGCCATGCACATCAAAAAACGTGCTGAGGCCGATGTGATCAAAGTGATCAAAGAACAGGTGAGTCCTGATGCTGAGGTTACTGTTAACATCAAGGTCGAAGCACCGGCCAAACCACAAAATCCAAATCTGATCAAGGGAAAGCCCATCCCGGGGATCAAGAATATAATAGCCGTTGCCTCTGGGAAAGGTGGAGTTGGTAAATCTACCATCACGGCGAACCTGGCGGTAACGCTCTCCAATATGGGGTTCAAGGTGGGAATACTGGATGCGGATATCTATGGTCCATCCATTCCACTGATGTTCGATGTCTTTAATGAACGGCCACTGTCCGTTAATGTGGACGGTAAAAGTAAGATGAAGCCCATAGAGAACTACGGGGTAAAGGTGCTTTCCATTGGCTTTTTTACCAAACCCAACCAGGCCGTGATCTGGCGTGGTCCTATGGCAGCGAAAGCATTGAATCAGTTGATATTTGATGCGGACTGGGGAGAGCTGGATTTTATGCTGATCGACCTTCCTCCGGGAACCGGTGACATCCATTTGAGTATTATGCAATCCCTTCCCATCACAGGAGCTGTTGTTGTCAGTACCCCTCAAACTGTTGCCCTTGCAGACGCCCGCAAAGGGGTTGCTATGTTCCAGCAGGAGAATATTCAGGTGCCGGTATTGGGGATAGTAGAGAACATGGCCTATTTTACGCCAGAAGAACTGCCGGACAACAAATACTATATCTTTGGGCAATCAGGAGCCAGGAATCTATCCGAAGATCTGGATATTCCTTTCCTTGGAGAGATTCCGCTTGTTCAGAGCATTAGAGAGGCAGGAGATGTCGGTAGGCCGGCTGCCATGCAGACCGGAACTCCATTAAGCGAAGCTTTCGAGGAGGTGACACGGAATGCTGTGGAGCAAACCGTTAGAAGAAATGAATCATTGCCACCAACCGAGGCCATCAAGATCACAACAATGGCTGGTTGTTCGGCGGTAAAAAAATAA
- a CDS encoding NifU family protein, whose protein sequence is MEDQELRTKVEDALEEIRPFLRSDGGDISLISIEDGKTVQVRLEGACVGCSVNQMTLKSGVEMTIKKHAPQIESVINI, encoded by the coding sequence ATGGAAGATCAAGAACTACGTACTAAGGTCGAGGATGCTCTGGAAGAGATTCGACCTTTTTTGAGAAGCGATGGGGGTGATATTTCACTGATCTCCATTGAGGACGGGAAAACAGTGCAGGTCAGACTGGAAGGTGCTTGTGTTGGCTGTTCTGTAAACCAAATGACCTTGAAAAGTGGGGTGGAAATGACCATCAAGAAACACGCACCCCAGATCGAATCGGTGATCAATATTTAG
- a CDS encoding NAD(P)/FAD-dependent oxidoreductase, protein MIKTDILIIGAGPTGLFTVFEAGLLKLRCHLIDALPQPGGQCAEIYPKKPIYDIPAFPEVLAGDLVDNLMKQIEPFQPGFTLGERAETIDKDEDGQFIVTTNKGTQHKAPVIAIAGGLGSFEPRKPPIANIADFEDKGVEYVIRDPEVYRNKNVVIAGGGDSALDWSIFLTDVAASVTLIHRRNEFRGALDSVEKVQELKDAGKIKLITPAEVIGLKGDGHISGVTVKRSGEEFDLECDHFVPLFGLAPKLGPMANWGLEIEKNAIKVDNSLDYQTNIPGIYAIGDINTYPGKLKLILCGFHEATLMCQSAYQRIHPGKRYVMKYTTVGGVEGFDGSKKEAPKAVVKAIN, encoded by the coding sequence ATGATCAAGACCGATATACTTATCATTGGAGCAGGACCCACCGGACTTTTTACCGTATTCGAAGCCGGATTGCTTAAACTTCGATGTCACCTGATCGATGCCCTTCCACAACCTGGAGGTCAATGTGCGGAGATCTACCCAAAAAAACCTATTTACGATATTCCTGCGTTTCCAGAAGTATTGGCAGGGGACCTGGTCGATAATCTCATGAAACAGATCGAACCGTTTCAGCCAGGATTCACCCTTGGTGAGCGGGCTGAAACCATCGACAAAGATGAGGATGGCCAGTTTATCGTGACCACCAACAAGGGAACACAACACAAAGCCCCTGTCATTGCAATAGCTGGAGGGCTTGGAAGCTTTGAGCCGCGTAAACCACCTATTGCCAACATAGCCGATTTTGAGGACAAGGGAGTTGAATACGTTATTCGCGATCCTGAAGTCTATCGCAATAAAAATGTCGTCATAGCTGGGGGTGGAGATTCGGCCCTCGATTGGAGTATTTTCTTAACTGATGTGGCTGCAAGTGTGACACTGATCCACAGACGAAACGAGTTCCGAGGTGCTTTGGATAGTGTTGAAAAAGTCCAAGAACTGAAGGATGCCGGAAAGATCAAGCTGATAACACCAGCTGAGGTAATCGGTCTAAAAGGTGATGGTCACATCAGCGGTGTAACTGTTAAGCGGTCCGGTGAGGAGTTTGACCTGGAATGTGACCATTTTGTGCCACTTTTTGGCTTGGCACCTAAATTAGGTCCTATGGCCAATTGGGGGCTGGAGATCGAAAAGAATGCCATTAAAGTGGATAACAGCCTGGATTACCAAACCAATATCCCTGGGATCTATGCTATCGGTGACATCAATACCTATCCTGGTAAACTTAAATTGATCCTTTGTGGATTCCACGAGGCTACTTTGATGTGTCAGAGTGCCTATCAGCGAATACACCCGGGCAAGCGCTATGTGATGAAGTACACCACAGTTGGTGGTGTAGAGGGCTTCGACGGAAGTAAGAAAGAAGCCCCTAAAGCTGTGGTCAAGGCCATCAATTGA
- a CDS encoding 2Fe-2S iron-sulfur cluster-binding protein codes for MESPDIPITIIDREGVSHEVMAPTDMNMNLMEVVRSYELAPEGTIGICGGMAMCASCQCYVLSEHPLPEKGPDEEAMLAEAFFVEDNSRLGCQIPITPELSGLKVHLAPEEM; via the coding sequence ATGGAGTCACCAGATATTCCAATAACTATCATCGATCGCGAAGGAGTCAGTCATGAAGTAATGGCGCCCACCGATATGAATATGAACCTGATGGAGGTAGTTCGCTCTTACGAGTTGGCTCCGGAGGGTACCATTGGTATATGTGGCGGAATGGCCATGTGCGCATCCTGTCAGTGCTATGTATTAAGTGAACATCCGCTGCCGGAGAAAGGCCCGGACGAAGAAGCTATGCTTGCCGAGGCTTTTTTTGTAGAAGATAACAGTCGGCTTGGATGTCAGATCCCGATCACTCCAGAGCTTTCTGGCTTGAAAGTACACCTCGCCCCAGAGGAAATGTAA
- a CDS encoding DoxX family protein, translating into MKSFLRSLTIPVCQSKWYVDLLFAIPRFVGGMLLAIDFGASKFGMPWSSAENELGLFEVAAWFPEDVAKFGGIFALAPTFFAWLGGASEAIGGIFLAAGLQTRVASFLVMCTMLVAIFFQKWGDGTWGMLPAMGFLWLAIYNLGLGSGRFGLDYLISKRWSK; encoded by the coding sequence ATGAAATCCTTCCTTCGATCATTGACCATTCCGGTATGCCAGTCCAAATGGTATGTGGACCTTTTATTTGCAATACCTCGATTTGTTGGTGGTATGCTTTTGGCCATTGATTTCGGTGCTTCCAAATTCGGGATGCCCTGGAGTTCGGCAGAGAATGAGCTCGGTCTATTTGAGGTGGCAGCCTGGTTTCCGGAGGACGTGGCCAAATTTGGTGGGATCTTCGCCTTAGCTCCAACCTTCTTTGCCTGGTTAGGCGGTGCCAGTGAGGCTATCGGAGGGATTTTCCTTGCTGCCGGTCTGCAAACGAGAGTTGCTTCATTCCTGGTCATGTGTACCATGTTGGTCGCTATTTTCTTTCAGAAATGGGGAGACGGTACCTGGGGTATGCTCCCTGCCATGGGGTTCCTGTGGCTGGCTATCTACAATCTCGGTCTGGGCTCCGGCCGGTTTGGACTGGACTACCTCATCAGTAAGCGTTGGAGTAAATAA
- a CDS encoding metallophosphoesterase yields MSSQTRLTKAYQSAQKIHFDDDSKFIIFSDVHRGDNSFADDFANNRNVYFHALSHYFDAGYTYLELGDGDELWEVMDFDTIFEAHRQVFQLLKKYYRENRYHRVLGNHDMVMRSKRFVEKHLHSYLDKITDQEVPLFPGIQLPEGIILQHRENEQEIFLTHGHQAEWMNYHGWKVNRFLVQVLWRPLQIFGIGDPTSPARNYRELKRVEKRCKRWILNNRNLITIMGHTHRPRFPEPGEIPLFNDGSCVHPRSITGLEIENGKISLIKWHIATTADGTLRVVRNLLEGPQELCDYKRT; encoded by the coding sequence ATGTCCTCCCAGACACGCCTGACAAAAGCCTACCAAAGTGCACAGAAGATTCACTTCGATGACGACTCCAAGTTTATCATCTTTAGTGATGTTCACAGAGGGGACAACAGTTTTGCCGACGACTTCGCCAACAACCGCAATGTCTATTTCCATGCATTGAGCCATTACTTTGACGCCGGATATACCTACCTCGAATTAGGCGATGGAGATGAGCTATGGGAAGTCATGGATTTTGACACCATCTTCGAAGCCCACAGGCAGGTTTTTCAACTCTTGAAAAAATATTACCGCGAGAATCGCTATCATCGGGTTCTCGGCAATCACGATATGGTAATGAGATCCAAACGCTTTGTGGAAAAGCACCTTCATTCCTACCTAGATAAGATCACCGATCAGGAAGTACCACTCTTCCCCGGGATTCAACTACCGGAGGGGATAATCTTGCAGCACCGTGAGAACGAACAGGAAATATTTCTCACTCATGGTCACCAGGCCGAATGGATGAATTACCACGGCTGGAAGGTCAATCGTTTCCTGGTACAGGTGCTCTGGCGTCCCTTGCAGATATTCGGAATTGGTGATCCAACCAGCCCTGCCAGGAATTACCGGGAGTTGAAACGGGTCGAGAAAAGGTGTAAACGCTGGATATTGAACAACCGCAACCTGATCACCATCATGGGACATACACACAGACCACGTTTTCCCGAGCCTGGAGAGATCCCGTTGTTCAATGATGGGAGTTGTGTGCATCCGCGCAGCATAACCGGCCTGGAGATCGAAAACGGAAAGATCTCCCTGATCAAATGGCATATCGCTACCACTGCAGATGGAACCCTAAGGGTTGTTCGCAATCTCCTGGAAGGTCCGCAGGAATTATGTGATTACAAAAGGACTTAA
- a CDS encoding acyl-CoA dehydrogenase family protein, with protein MKPDLFESPDYYLLDELLTEEHKLIRDAARQWVKRDVSPIIEEAAQKAEFPKSIIPGLAEIGAFGPYIPVEYGGAGLDQISYGLIMQEIERGDSGVRSTASVQSSLVMYPIWKYGNEEQRQKYLPKLATGEWMGSFGLTEPDFGSNPGGMVTNFKDMGDHYLLNGAKLWISNSPFCDVAVVWAKNEEGRIHGLIVERGMEGFSTPETHNKWSLRASATGELIFQDVKVPKENLLPNKSGLGAPLGCLDSARYGIAWGAIGAAMDCYDTALRYSKERVQFGKPIGGFQLQQKKLAEMITEITKAQLLVFRLGQLKNEGRASSAQISMAKRNNVDMAIKIAREARQMLGGMGITGEYPIMRHMMNLESVITYEGTHDIHLLITGLDVTGFNAFK; from the coding sequence ATGAAACCCGATCTTTTCGAATCTCCAGATTACTACTTACTGGACGAACTTTTAACCGAGGAGCACAAACTAATTAGAGACGCTGCCCGTCAGTGGGTGAAGCGTGATGTTTCGCCGATTATCGAGGAAGCTGCCCAAAAGGCCGAATTCCCAAAATCCATCATCCCTGGGCTTGCCGAGATTGGAGCCTTTGGACCTTATATTCCGGTGGAATACGGAGGAGCAGGATTGGATCAGATCTCCTACGGGCTTATCATGCAAGAGATAGAGCGCGGAGACAGTGGAGTTCGATCTACCGCTTCCGTTCAATCCAGTTTGGTGATGTACCCCATCTGGAAGTATGGAAATGAAGAGCAACGGCAGAAATATTTGCCCAAGCTAGCCACTGGGGAATGGATGGGATCCTTCGGGCTAACCGAGCCTGACTTCGGAAGTAATCCTGGTGGTATGGTCACCAATTTTAAAGATATGGGGGATCACTACCTGCTTAATGGAGCCAAGTTGTGGATATCTAATTCGCCTTTTTGTGATGTGGCGGTGGTCTGGGCCAAAAACGAAGAAGGACGTATCCACGGCTTGATCGTCGAGCGCGGTATGGAAGGCTTCAGCACCCCGGAGACTCATAATAAATGGTCCCTGAGAGCTTCAGCCACGGGAGAACTTATATTCCAGGATGTGAAAGTTCCCAAGGAAAACCTACTTCCTAACAAATCAGGGTTGGGAGCTCCGCTTGGGTGCTTGGATTCTGCACGTTACGGAATTGCCTGGGGAGCGATCGGTGCTGCCATGGACTGTTACGATACTGCTCTGAGATACTCTAAGGAGCGTGTACAATTTGGTAAGCCTATCGGTGGATTCCAATTGCAGCAAAAGAAATTGGCCGAAATGATCACCGAGATCACCAAGGCACAATTGCTGGTATTCCGATTGGGCCAATTAAAGAACGAGGGGCGCGCCAGTTCGGCTCAAATCTCCATGGCCAAACGAAACAATGTAGACATGGCTATCAAGATCGCTCGAGAAGCACGCCAAATGTTGGGCGGAATGGGAATTACGGGAGAGTATCCCATTATGCGCCATATGATGAACCTGGAGAGTGTGATCACCTACGAAGGAACTCACGACATTCACCTGCTGATCACAGGCCTGGATGTGACCGGCTTCAACGCTTTCAAATAA
- a CDS encoding aromatic ring-hydroxylating oxygenase subunit alpha — MGKRFHIDTDIRKAETLPASFYRDEQIFTELKDKVFLKSWHWLGDITVLSGNRTVYPLELLPGFLSEPLVLTRNKSHQIQLLSNVCTHRGNKVVLEAGKPKKLICGYHGRRFDLEGKFEYMPEFEQAEDFPRPCDHLPNLPLQQWGPWLFGSLDRTANFQEVINELEQRVGFLPLEDFRFAPTLSKDYLVHAHWALYCDNYLEGFHIPFVHDGLMAALDYGKYKTVMFEQGNLQIGYAQDATEVFDLPEGHPDHGEDIGAYYYWIFPNIMLNFYPWGLSVNVVKPLGMDRTKVSFLTYVLDPSKLEVGAGASLEKVEREDEFVVENVQKGVRSSLYQAGRYSPTREQGVHQFHRLLSKALNG; from the coding sequence ATGGGCAAGCGCTTCCATATTGATACCGACATTAGAAAGGCGGAAACCCTTCCGGCCTCCTTTTACCGAGACGAGCAGATCTTTACCGAACTGAAGGACAAGGTCTTTTTAAAATCCTGGCATTGGTTGGGCGATATAACAGTATTATCCGGGAATAGGACGGTTTATCCGCTAGAATTGCTACCGGGCTTTCTCTCAGAGCCATTGGTGTTAACAAGGAATAAGTCCCACCAGATCCAATTGCTGAGTAATGTTTGTACACATCGTGGAAATAAGGTAGTTCTGGAAGCAGGAAAACCCAAAAAACTGATCTGTGGTTATCATGGACGCCGTTTCGACCTGGAAGGAAAATTTGAATATATGCCGGAGTTTGAACAGGCAGAAGATTTCCCAAGGCCCTGTGATCACTTACCCAATTTACCTTTGCAGCAGTGGGGTCCCTGGCTCTTTGGAAGCTTGGACCGAACCGCAAACTTTCAGGAAGTGATCAACGAGTTAGAGCAGCGGGTTGGGTTCCTTCCCTTGGAAGATTTCCGATTTGCTCCTACCTTGAGTAAAGACTACCTGGTGCATGCCCATTGGGCACTGTATTGCGACAACTACCTGGAAGGATTCCATATCCCGTTTGTACACGATGGCCTTATGGCAGCCCTGGATTATGGCAAGTATAAAACGGTGATGTTTGAGCAGGGGAATTTACAGATCGGCTATGCACAGGATGCTACCGAGGTTTTTGACCTCCCGGAAGGACACCCGGATCACGGGGAGGACATTGGGGCTTACTATTATTGGATCTTTCCCAACATCATGCTGAACTTCTATCCGTGGGGCTTATCGGTCAATGTGGTTAAACCTTTGGGCATGGACAGAACCAAAGTCTCCTTTCTGACCTACGTATTGGACCCGTCTAAACTGGAAGTAGGAGCCGGTGCATCTTTGGAGAAGGTTGAACGAGAAGACGAGTTCGTTGTAGAAAATGTACAAAAAGGGGTGCGATCCTCGCTTTATCAGGCTGGCCGATACTCTCCGACCAGGGAGCAGGGAGTCCATCAGTTTCACAGGCTTTTATCCAAGGCCTTAAACGGCTAA
- a CDS encoding amino acid permease, with protein MKNTSNKKLSLTMATALVVGNMIGVGIYLLPASLAGRGWVSVLGWVFTAAGALILARIFGKMSVLVPNKSGGPYAYTRAGFGDFMGFLIAWGYWITCWVGNAAIVIATVGALQFFFPSWNDQVWPQVLVGLGLLWSLTLLNSRGVRESGLFQVVTVIIKILPMIFVILIGAFYFSWDNFPPFITTGDTPWGAVAGVATLTLYAFLGLESASIPAAEVDNPEKNIPKATFYGTLASTVFYILGTIVLFGMLPWQELSQSTAPFADAAQLLGGEWSAYFVAAGAFVSGVGALNGWVLITAQVPLATAEDDLFPVVFKRKSGRGVPLHGLIIGSSLTSLLLLMTASDQLVEQFEFIGFLTVFTSLVPYMFVAAAYVLMSIDERLAPKSLTSAIILGSLGFAYTAWTIYGSGQEAVFYGFLLLMAGLPFYWRMRWNKLKRRDQEADKSR; from the coding sequence TTGAAGAACACATCCAACAAGAAATTGTCCCTGACCATGGCTACCGCCTTAGTTGTGGGGAACATGATTGGGGTAGGTATTTACCTCTTGCCGGCCAGTTTGGCCGGCCGGGGTTGGGTCAGCGTACTAGGATGGGTCTTTACAGCTGCCGGAGCTTTGATCTTGGCTCGAATTTTCGGAAAGATGAGTGTATTGGTGCCCAACAAAAGTGGTGGGCCATATGCCTATACCCGGGCTGGATTCGGGGATTTTATGGGATTTCTCATCGCTTGGGGCTATTGGATCACCTGTTGGGTGGGTAATGCCGCCATTGTGATCGCTACGGTGGGGGCCCTTCAATTCTTCTTCCCCTCCTGGAATGACCAGGTGTGGCCACAGGTATTGGTAGGCCTTGGTCTGTTGTGGTCCCTGACCTTGCTCAATAGCCGGGGAGTGCGAGAATCAGGGCTGTTCCAGGTTGTTACTGTAATTATCAAGATCCTGCCCATGATCTTTGTGATCCTTATCGGTGCATTCTATTTTTCCTGGGACAATTTTCCTCCATTTATAACTACCGGAGATACACCCTGGGGAGCAGTTGCGGGAGTGGCAACGCTTACACTCTATGCTTTTTTAGGGTTAGAGAGTGCTTCCATTCCAGCAGCCGAGGTTGATAATCCTGAGAAAAATATACCCAAGGCTACTTTTTACGGGACCCTGGCCTCCACCGTATTCTATATTTTAGGTACCATAGTCCTATTTGGAATGTTACCCTGGCAGGAACTTTCCCAGTCTACAGCTCCTTTTGCCGATGCAGCACAATTACTCGGTGGGGAATGGTCTGCCTATTTTGTGGCTGCCGGAGCATTTGTTTCCGGGGTCGGCGCCCTGAATGGTTGGGTTTTGATCACTGCCCAAGTTCCCTTGGCTACAGCAGAAGACGATTTATTTCCTGTAGTCTTTAAGCGGAAGAGCGGGAGAGGAGTGCCTTTACATGGCCTAATAATAGGGAGCAGTCTTACCTCCCTTTTATTGTTGATGACCGCCTCCGATCAATTGGTGGAGCAATTCGAGTTCATTGGTTTCCTCACTGTTTTCACAAGCTTGGTGCCTTATATGTTTGTAGCTGCTGCTTATGTGCTGATGAGTATAGACGAACGGCTAGCTCCAAAATCGCTAACGTCGGCCATCATTCTTGGATCTTTAGGCTTTGCCTATACGGCCTGGACCATCTATGGCTCGGGTCAAGAGGCGGTTTTTTATGGGTTTTTACTCCTGATGGCCGGTTTACCGTTCTACTGGCGTATGCGTTGGAATAAACTGAAAAGGAGGGATCAGGAGGCAGATAAGTCCAGATAA
- a CDS encoding tRNA1(Val) (adenine(37)-N6)-methyltransferase: MDQPFRFKQFTVHQDKTAMKVGTDGVLLGAWASIAHQPQTILDIGTGTGLIALQLAQRSDATLIDAVEIDHDAYEQCVQNFEASPWADRLFCYHASIQEYASEMEEEYDLIASNPPFFSSGTISNDPARNQARFDDALPLEHLLVCSLHLLSGDGRLAIIIPEDRELELLELAKKHEVYLVRRCRVQGNPNAPFKRCLLEFSFFEKELLEETLCLRNSDGSFSSEYIELVNPFYLDLSAS; the protein is encoded by the coding sequence ATGGATCAACCGTTTCGCTTTAAGCAATTCACCGTACATCAGGACAAAACAGCCATGAAAGTGGGTACAGATGGTGTACTGCTAGGGGCATGGGCCAGTATTGCACACCAACCCCAAACCATCCTTGACATTGGTACTGGAACAGGACTCATTGCCCTTCAACTTGCGCAAAGATCGGATGCGACACTAATCGATGCCGTCGAAATTGATCACGATGCCTATGAGCAGTGTGTTCAGAATTTTGAAGCCAGTCCTTGGGCTGACAGACTGTTCTGTTATCATGCCAGTATTCAGGAATACGCCAGTGAGATGGAGGAAGAATATGACCTCATTGCCTCTAACCCACCTTTCTTTAGCTCAGGCACGATTAGCAATGATCCAGCTCGAAACCAAGCCCGATTTGATGACGCACTACCCCTGGAACACCTTCTGGTCTGTTCTTTGCACTTGCTTTCTGGGGATGGACGACTGGCGATTATTATACCCGAGGATCGGGAATTGGAACTACTGGAGCTAGCCAAAAAGCACGAGGTATATTTGGTACGTCGTTGTCGCGTACAAGGCAATCCGAATGCCCCGTTCAAGCGATGTTTACTGGAATTCTCCTTCTTCGAAAAGGAACTTCTTGAGGAAACACTCTGCCTGCGGAATAGCGACGGAAGCTTTAGCTCCGAATACATCGAGTTAGTAAATCCTTTTTATCTGGACTTATCTGCCTCCTGA
- the rimM gene encoding ribosome maturation factor RimM (Essential for efficient processing of 16S rRNA), with product MQKEECFYLGKIVKKYSFRGELLVRLDSDDPEIYENLESVFVELDHRLIPFFIEHAQLHKSQLLRIQFEDVQSEEDAESLLGKELFLPLSILPPLSDNKFYFHEIIGFEVIDEHFGAVGSVKSVNDTTNQALFVIDHKGQEVLIPINDDFIKRVDRDKKEIRVAVPEGLIDLYL from the coding sequence ATGCAAAAGGAGGAGTGTTTCTACCTCGGTAAAATAGTCAAGAAATACAGTTTCAGAGGGGAGTTATTGGTCCGACTGGACAGTGACGACCCGGAGATCTACGAAAATTTGGAATCAGTCTTTGTGGAATTGGACCACAGGCTGATTCCTTTTTTTATAGAACACGCCCAACTGCATAAATCTCAATTACTGCGGATTCAATTTGAAGATGTTCAGAGCGAAGAGGATGCAGAGTCATTGCTGGGAAAAGAACTTTTCCTTCCCCTAAGTATCCTTCCCCCTTTAAGCGACAACAAATTCTATTTTCACGAGATAATCGGATTCGAGGTGATCGACGAGCACTTCGGAGCAGTGGGTTCGGTTAAAAGTGTTAACGATACCACCAATCAGGCCTTATTTGTTATTGACCACAAAGGACAAGAGGTCCTGATTCCTATTAACGACGACTTCATCAAGCGCGTAGACCGGGATAAGAAAGAGATCCGGGTTGCAGTTCCGGAGGGTTTGATCGATCTTTACCTCTAA